A region from the Streptosporangium sp. NBC_01756 genome encodes:
- a CDS encoding type I polyketide synthase translates to MANPDETLVKALRSALKETERLRQQNRKLLAAPREPIAIVGMACRYPGGVASPDDLWRVVADGVDAVSGFPGDRGWDVDGVYDPEPGVEGKTYTREGGWLYDAAEFDPVFFGISPNEALYMDPQQRLLLELSWEAFERAGIDPTSLKGGKTGVFAGMMYHDYALNSAAGAIASGRISYVHGFEGPSMTVDTACSSSLVALHLACQALRSGECSLALAGGVAVMGTLEVFVEFSRQRGLAVDGRCKSFAAAADGTGWGEGAGLLLVERLSDARRNGHPVLAIVRSTAINQDGASNGLTAPNGPSQQRVIRQALTNAGLTSADVDAVEAHGTGTKLGDPIEAQALLATYGQDRPEDRPLWLGSIKSNMGHTQAAAGVAGIIKMVQAMRNGVLPRTLHVDEPTPQVDWSAGNVKLLTEEVSWPESDRPRRAAVSSFGLSGTNAHVIIEAAEPEPEPGSDGTVLPGLPGLPVVPVVVSARSPEALAAQARRLVDFVRERPGLGLGDLGFSLATTRAALEQRAVVVAGDRQELLDGLAAVAEDGPGVVRGLARAKGSTAFLFTGQGAQRLGMGRELYAAFPVFAQALDAVLVELDGHLDVPLREVMWGQDAEPLNQTVYTQTATFAVEVALFRLVESWGVRPDYLAGHSIGEVAAAHVAGVLSLSDAARLVAARGRLMQALPAGGAMVAIQATEEEVLALIDGGVGPVAEVAGRVSTVAANGPQSAVVSGAEFAGRVSVAAVNGPRSVVVSGVEDAVVEIAARFTAEGRKTTRLKVSHAFHSVLMEPMLAEFRQVAEGLTYHPPTVPIALAEVRDPEYWVRHVRDAVRFADRVAWLAERGVARFVEVGPDGVLTALTQQVVDPDAVTVVSGLRKGRGEAATLLGALARLYVGGVRVDWGAFYAGFGVGRVDLPTYAFQRRPYWLTMPVAGNVADLGQESAEHPLLGAVIPLPDTDGAVLTGRLSLDDQPWLADHTVGETVIFPGAGFVELAIRAGDQVGCDVLEELTLRAPLVVPVRGGVQVQVLVGGVEESGGRRLTVHSRGGESVPWTLHAEGVLASGGAAVSFEPVPWPPAGAIPLDVTDAYDVLRDQGYGYGPSFQGLQAAWRSGDSDEIFAEVALPEHAQEAAGRFGVHPALLDAAMHAVLVDGEGGDQAVLPFAWSGVTLHAAGASVVRVRISRSGPESIGLAVADTAGRPVLSVGSVVSRPVSVEQLAAVGSSSADSLFEVAWSPVPVSSVPVSWAFWEAPGTEVPEVLVLECGSAGDVAGVHAEAHRVLGVLQEWLAEERFAASRLLVLTRGAVALPGEDVSDLAGAAVWGLVRAAQVENPDRFVLADLDDAAGLDSEPDVSAIVSCGEPQVVVRGGVVHGARLVRAVSAGDGPVSRFAGRVLVTGGTGGLGALVARHLVVEHGVRELLLVSRRGLDAPGASDLVRELAGLGAEVTVAACDVADREALAELLAGVELGGVVHTAGVLDDGMVGSLTPERMDVVLRPKVDAAWNLHELTAGMDLSAFVVFSSVAGVLGNAGQGNYAAANAFLDALAVHRRARGLAGQSLAWGLWAQGGGMAGSLGEVELQRMGRIGVGALSVEQGLSLFDAAVGLDAAAVVPVRLDLKVLGQAGEELPPIYRSLVPVVRRRTSAGEVDADTLLRRLTGLDEQDQEKVLLDLVLRQAASLLGYDGPEDVDPERDFLESGFDSLAAMELRNGLNRATGLRLPPMVVFSNKTPAELTRSIRAELAARVSAAGPERTVSATRSGDTLSDLFRGAVLADRLERGFDLLTAAAKIRPSFSSPADLERVPVPLTLADGPARPRLICLSTPMATGGVYQHARLAAYFRGVRPVSAVPLSGFDPADSLPTTIEAAVAVVAESTILAAEGEPFVLVGYSAGGVFAMATARYLEAAGVRPAGVVLLDTYQSEGGGKAGLAKELVLGMFEMEPTFGGFDSARLTTMGRYGELLIDMVPESVEAPVLFIQCQEAFGGGPGDWRAAPWDPSHAVRTVQANHFSMLEGKAEATAGVIDEWLRTVA, encoded by the coding sequence ATGGCCAACCCTGACGAAACGCTGGTAAAGGCGCTCCGCTCGGCTCTGAAGGAGACCGAGCGGCTGCGCCAGCAGAACCGCAAACTCCTGGCCGCGCCACGCGAGCCGATCGCGATCGTGGGCATGGCCTGCCGCTATCCGGGCGGCGTGGCCTCACCCGACGATCTGTGGCGGGTCGTGGCCGACGGGGTGGACGCGGTCTCGGGGTTCCCCGGTGACCGTGGCTGGGACGTCGACGGCGTGTACGACCCCGAACCGGGTGTCGAGGGCAAGACGTACACGCGTGAGGGCGGATGGCTCTACGACGCGGCGGAGTTCGACCCGGTCTTCTTCGGGATCAGCCCGAACGAGGCGCTGTACATGGACCCGCAGCAGCGGCTGCTCCTGGAGCTGTCCTGGGAGGCGTTCGAGCGGGCGGGCATCGACCCGACCTCGCTCAAGGGCGGGAAGACGGGCGTCTTCGCCGGGATGATGTACCACGACTACGCGCTGAACAGCGCCGCCGGTGCCATCGCGTCGGGCCGGATCTCCTACGTGCACGGCTTCGAGGGTCCGTCGATGACCGTGGACACGGCCTGCTCGTCCTCGCTGGTAGCGCTGCACCTGGCCTGCCAGGCGCTGCGCTCGGGCGAGTGCTCGCTGGCGCTGGCCGGTGGCGTGGCCGTGATGGGCACGCTTGAGGTGTTCGTCGAGTTCAGCCGTCAGCGGGGTCTCGCCGTCGACGGCCGGTGCAAGTCGTTCGCCGCCGCCGCGGATGGCACGGGCTGGGGAGAGGGCGCGGGTCTGCTGCTGGTGGAGCGCCTGTCGGACGCGCGGCGCAACGGCCACCCGGTGCTGGCGATCGTCCGCAGTACGGCGATCAACCAGGACGGCGCGTCCAACGGGCTGACCGCACCGAACGGCCCGTCGCAGCAGCGGGTGATCCGCCAGGCGCTGACCAACGCCGGACTCACGTCGGCGGACGTGGACGCGGTGGAGGCGCACGGCACCGGGACGAAGCTGGGTGACCCGATCGAGGCGCAGGCGCTGTTGGCGACCTATGGGCAGGACCGGCCGGAGGACCGGCCGCTCTGGCTGGGCTCGATCAAGTCGAACATGGGTCACACCCAGGCGGCGGCCGGGGTGGCGGGCATCATCAAGATGGTCCAGGCCATGCGGAACGGCGTGCTGCCCAGGACGCTGCACGTGGACGAGCCGACGCCGCAGGTGGACTGGTCGGCGGGGAACGTGAAGCTGCTGACCGAAGAGGTCTCGTGGCCGGAGAGTGATCGTCCGCGTCGTGCGGCGGTGTCGTCGTTCGGGCTGAGCGGTACCAACGCGCATGTGATCATCGAGGCGGCCGAGCCAGAGCCGGAGCCGGGGTCTGATGGCACGGTGCTGCCAGGGCTGCCGGGGTTGCCGGTGGTGCCGGTGGTGGTGTCGGCGCGTAGTCCTGAGGCGTTGGCGGCGCAGGCGCGGCGGCTGGTTGATTTTGTGCGGGAGCGGCCGGGTCTTGGTCTGGGTGATCTGGGGTTCTCGCTGGCGACGACGCGGGCGGCGTTGGAGCAGCGGGCGGTGGTGGTGGCCGGTGATCGGCAGGAGTTGCTGGATGGTCTGGCGGCGGTGGCCGAGGATGGTCCGGGTGTGGTGCGGGGGTTGGCGCGGGCCAAGGGTTCGACGGCGTTCCTGTTCACCGGTCAGGGTGCGCAGCGGTTGGGGATGGGCCGGGAGCTGTATGCGGCCTTCCCGGTGTTCGCGCAGGCGTTGGACGCGGTGCTCGTCGAGCTCGACGGGCACCTGGATGTTCCGCTGCGTGAGGTGATGTGGGGGCAGGACGCTGAGCCGCTGAACCAGACGGTCTATACCCAGACGGCGACGTTCGCGGTCGAGGTGGCGCTGTTCCGGTTGGTGGAGTCGTGGGGGGTGCGGCCGGACTATCTGGCCGGGCATTCGATCGGGGAGGTGGCCGCGGCGCATGTCGCCGGGGTGTTGTCGCTGTCGGATGCGGCTCGGTTGGTGGCGGCGCGGGGCCGGTTGATGCAGGCGTTGCCGGCGGGTGGGGCGATGGTCGCAATTCAGGCGACCGAGGAGGAAGTGCTCGCGCTGATCGATGGCGGGGTGGGTCCGGTGGCGGAGGTCGCCGGGCGGGTGAGCACCGTGGCGGCCAACGGTCCGCAGTCGGCGGTCGTCTCGGGGGCGGAGTTCGCTGGGCGGGTGAGTGTCGCGGCGGTGAACGGTCCGCGGTCGGTGGTGGTGTCGGGGGTGGAGGACGCGGTGGTGGAGATCGCCGCCCGGTTCACCGCCGAGGGCCGTAAGACCACCCGGTTGAAGGTCTCCCACGCGTTCCATTCGGTTCTGATGGAGCCGATGCTGGCCGAGTTCCGGCAGGTCGCCGAAGGGCTGACCTATCACCCGCCGACGGTCCCGATCGCTCTGGCGGAGGTGCGGGACCCGGAGTACTGGGTGCGGCACGTCCGTGACGCGGTCCGGTTCGCCGACCGGGTGGCGTGGCTGGCGGAGCGGGGGGTGGCCCGGTTCGTGGAGGTGGGTCCGGACGGGGTGTTGACCGCGCTGACTCAGCAGGTCGTGGATCCGGATGCGGTGACGGTGGTCTCCGGGTTGCGTAAGGGGCGTGGGGAGGCCGCGACGTTGCTGGGTGCGCTGGCCCGGTTGTATGTCGGTGGTGTGCGGGTGGACTGGGGGGCGTTCTACGCCGGGTTCGGGGTCGGCCGGGTGGATCTGCCCACCTACGCCTTCCAACGCCGGCCGTACTGGCTGACCATGCCGGTCGCGGGGAACGTCGCCGACCTCGGACAGGAGTCGGCGGAGCATCCGCTGCTCGGCGCGGTCATCCCGCTGCCGGACACCGACGGCGCGGTGCTGACGGGCCGGCTCTCCCTGGACGACCAACCCTGGCTGGCCGACCACACGGTGGGCGAGACCGTCATCTTCCCCGGTGCCGGGTTCGTCGAGTTGGCGATTCGGGCGGGGGATCAGGTCGGTTGTGATGTGTTGGAGGAGTTGACGTTGCGGGCGCCGTTGGTGGTGCCGGTGCGTGGTGGGGTTCAGGTTCAGGTGTTGGTGGGGGGTGTTGAGGAGTCGGGTGGGCGGAGGTTGACGGTTCATTCGCGTGGTGGGGAGTCGGTTCCGTGGACGTTGCATGCTGAGGGTGTGCTGGCCTCGGGTGGTGCGGCGGTGTCGTTCGAGCCGGTCCCGTGGCCGCCCGCCGGCGCGATCCCGCTGGACGTGACGGACGCCTACGACGTCCTGCGCGATCAGGGGTACGGCTACGGCCCGTCGTTCCAGGGGCTGCAGGCGGCCTGGAGATCGGGCGACTCGGATGAGATCTTCGCCGAGGTCGCCCTGCCCGAGCACGCCCAGGAGGCGGCCGGGCGGTTCGGGGTGCATCCGGCGCTGCTGGACGCGGCGATGCACGCGGTGCTGGTCGACGGCGAGGGCGGTGACCAGGCGGTCCTGCCCTTCGCGTGGTCGGGGGTGACCCTGCACGCGGCGGGCGCGTCGGTGGTCCGGGTGCGGATCTCCCGCTCGGGACCGGAGTCCATCGGGCTGGCGGTGGCCGACACGGCGGGCCGTCCGGTGCTCTCGGTCGGGTCGGTCGTGTCACGGCCGGTCTCGGTGGAGCAGCTGGCGGCGGTGGGGTCGTCGTCGGCCGATTCGTTGTTCGAGGTGGCGTGGTCGCCGGTGCCGGTGTCATCGGTGCCGGTGTCGTGGGCCTTCTGGGAGGCGCCGGGTACGGAGGTGCCGGAGGTGCTGGTGCTGGAGTGCGGGTCGGCCGGGGATGTGGCCGGGGTGCATGCCGAGGCGCATCGGGTGCTGGGTGTGCTTCAGGAGTGGCTGGCGGAGGAGCGGTTCGCCGCTTCGCGGTTGCTGGTATTGACCCGGGGTGCGGTGGCGTTGCCGGGTGAGGATGTGAGTGATCTGGCCGGTGCGGCGGTGTGGGGTCTGGTGCGGGCCGCGCAGGTCGAGAACCCCGATCGGTTCGTGCTGGCCGACCTCGACGATGCCGCCGGCCTTGATTCCGAGCCGGACGTCTCCGCGATCGTGTCCTGTGGTGAGCCGCAGGTCGTTGTGCGCGGGGGCGTGGTGCATGGTGCGCGGTTGGTGCGGGCGGTGTCGGCGGGTGATGGGCCGGTGTCGCGGTTCGCGGGCCGGGTGCTGGTGACCGGCGGGACGGGTGGTCTGGGTGCTCTGGTGGCCCGGCATCTGGTGGTGGAGCACGGGGTGCGGGAGCTGCTGTTGGTGAGTCGGCGGGGGTTGGATGCGCCGGGGGCGTCGGATCTGGTGCGGGAGCTGGCCGGGCTGGGTGCCGAGGTCACGGTCGCCGCGTGTGACGTGGCCGATCGGGAGGCGCTCGCGGAGCTGCTGGCGGGGGTGGAGCTGGGCGGGGTGGTGCACACCGCGGGCGTGCTGGATGACGGGATGGTCGGGTCGCTGACGCCGGAGCGGATGGATGTGGTGTTGCGGCCGAAGGTGGACGCGGCGTGGAACCTGCACGAGCTGACCGCGGGGATGGATCTGTCGGCGTTCGTGGTGTTCTCCTCGGTGGCGGGGGTGCTGGGTAACGCGGGTCAGGGTAACTACGCGGCGGCGAATGCCTTCTTGGACGCGCTGGCCGTACACCGGCGGGCGCGGGGGTTGGCGGGTCAGTCGCTGGCGTGGGGGTTGTGGGCGCAGGGCGGTGGTATGGCGGGTTCGCTGGGTGAGGTGGAGTTGCAGCGGATGGGTCGTATCGGGGTCGGTGCGTTGTCGGTTGAGCAGGGTTTGTCGTTGTTCGATGCCGCGGTCGGGTTGGATGCGGCGGCGGTGGTGCCGGTGCGGTTGGATCTGAAGGTTCTGGGTCAGGCGGGGGAGGAGTTGCCGCCGATCTATCGGAGTCTGGTGCCTGTGGTGCGTCGCCGTACCTCTGCTGGTGAGGTCGATGCCGACACCCTGCTCCGGCGGCTCACCGGACTCGACGAGCAGGACCAGGAGAAGGTGCTGCTGGACCTCGTCCTGAGGCAGGCCGCCTCGCTGCTCGGCTACGACGGCCCGGAGGACGTCGACCCCGAGCGCGACTTCCTGGAGTCGGGGTTCGACTCCCTCGCCGCGATGGAGCTGCGCAACGGCCTCAACCGGGCGACCGGGCTGCGGCTGCCCCCGATGGTGGTCTTCTCCAACAAGACCCCCGCCGAGCTGACCCGCTCCATCCGGGCCGAACTCGCCGCACGGGTGAGCGCGGCCGGGCCGGAGCGGACCGTCTCCGCGACGCGATCCGGGGACACACTGAGCGACCTGTTCAGGGGGGCCGTCCTCGCGGACCGGCTGGAGCGCGGCTTCGACCTGCTCACCGCGGCGGCGAAGATCCGGCCGAGCTTCTCGTCGCCCGCCGACCTGGAACGCGTCCCCGTCCCGCTGACGCTCGCGGACGGCCCGGCGCGCCCCCGGCTGATCTGTCTCAGCACGCCGATGGCGACCGGCGGCGTGTACCAGCACGCCCGCCTGGCCGCCTACTTCCGGGGCGTACGACCGGTCTCGGCGGTGCCGCTGTCCGGGTTCGACCCGGCCGACAGCCTGCCCACCACCATCGAGGCGGCGGTGGCGGTCGTCGCCGAGAGCACGATCCTGGCCGCGGAGGGCGAGCCCTTCGTCCTGGTCGGCTACTCGGCGGGAGGTGTCTTTGCCATGGCGACCGCCCGGTATCTCGAGGCGGCGGGCGTCCGACCGGCCGGGGTGGTCCTGCTGGACACCTATCAGAGCGAAGGCGGGGGCAAGGCCGGCCTGGCCAAGGAGCTGGTGCTGGGCATGTTCGAAATGGAGCCCACGTTCGGCGGCTTCGACAGCGCCCGGCTCACCACGATGGGCCGCTACGGCGAGCTGCTCATCGACATGGTTCCGGAGAGCGTCGAGGCGCCGGTCCTCTTCATCCAGTGCCAGGAGGCCTTCGGGGGCGGGCCCGGCGACTGGCGCGCCGCCCCCTGGGATCCGTCCCACGCGGTGCGCACGGTCCAGGCCAACCACTTCAGCATGCTGGAGGGCAAGGCGGAGGCCACCGCCGGGGTCATCGACGAATGGCTGCGGACCGTGGCCTGA
- a CDS encoding mycofactocin-coupled SDR family oxidoreductase, translating into MQDKVILITGAARGQGRSHAVRLAEEGADIIAVDLGQNLDTATYPLAGSEDAEETARLVGKTGRRIVFKYADVRDRVALKAAVDEGVAELGRLDVVVANAGIFPAGDRPLSAFTDTVDVNLSGTLNTVHAALPHLEDGTSIVIIGSIAPFITKYGEPGPMGPGGSGYAYAKQAMVDYVNWMAPFLAPTKRRINAVHPGYVNTAMIQNDDIYRIWRPDLESPTREDAELSFPMVQAMPIPYVEPSDVTHAVTYFASDESRYVTGQHLKVDGGAVVKQGM; encoded by the coding sequence GTGCAAGACAAAGTGATTCTGATCACCGGTGCGGCGCGCGGGCAGGGACGCAGCCATGCCGTACGGCTGGCCGAAGAGGGCGCCGACATCATCGCGGTCGACCTCGGCCAGAACCTCGACACCGCCACCTACCCGCTGGCCGGCAGCGAGGACGCCGAGGAGACGGCCCGCCTGGTGGGCAAGACCGGTCGCAGGATCGTGTTCAAGTACGCCGACGTGCGCGACCGGGTGGCCCTGAAGGCCGCTGTCGACGAGGGCGTGGCCGAGCTGGGCCGACTGGACGTGGTGGTCGCCAACGCCGGGATCTTCCCGGCCGGGGACCGCCCGCTCAGCGCCTTCACCGACACCGTCGACGTCAACCTGAGCGGCACGCTCAACACGGTGCACGCGGCCCTGCCCCACCTGGAGGACGGCACCTCGATCGTCATCATCGGATCGATCGCCCCCTTCATCACCAAGTACGGCGAGCCCGGCCCGATGGGCCCGGGCGGCTCCGGGTACGCCTACGCCAAGCAGGCCATGGTGGACTACGTCAACTGGATGGCGCCGTTCCTGGCCCCGACGAAGCGGCGGATCAACGCCGTGCACCCCGGTTACGTCAACACCGCGATGATCCAGAACGACGACATCTACCGGATCTGGCGGCCCGACCTGGAGAGCCCGACGAGGGAGGACGCCGAGCTGAGCTTCCCCATGGTCCAGGCGATGCCGATCCCGTACGTCGAGCCGAGCGACGTGACGCACGCGGTCACCTACTTCGCCTCCGACGAGTCCCGCTACGTCACCGGCCAGCACCTCAAGGTCGACGGCGGCGCCGTCGTCAAGCAAGGCATGTGA
- a CDS encoding proline iminopeptidase-family hydrolase: MSQSPRPSAKGTVPYGEHETWYRVTGDLNCGRPPLVVVHGGPGSTHDYLLNIAKLAEHGHPVVHYDQIGNGGSSHLPDRGADFWTVELFLDELANLLRHLRIDDGYVLLGQSWGGLLAAKHAAARPAGLRGLIIANSPASYPLWLQEMKVLRDRLPEGVNETLLRHEAAGTTGSEEYFEAMRVFYEKHVCRLKPWPRDYLASFYEVYNDPTVYSTMNGPSEFHVIGTLRDWSVVDCVADIEVPTLLISGAHDEATPVTVQPFQDLIPDVRWEMFAESSHMPNLEEPERFIAVVREYLDGLP, encoded by the coding sequence TTGTCCCAGTCACCGAGGCCGAGCGCCAAGGGGACCGTCCCGTACGGCGAACACGAGACGTGGTACCGCGTCACGGGCGACCTGAACTGCGGGCGCCCGCCGCTCGTCGTCGTGCACGGAGGTCCCGGCAGCACGCACGACTACCTGCTGAACATCGCGAAGCTCGCGGAGCACGGCCATCCGGTCGTGCACTACGACCAGATCGGCAACGGCGGATCCAGCCACCTGCCCGACCGGGGTGCGGACTTCTGGACGGTCGAGCTGTTCCTCGACGAGCTCGCCAACCTCCTGCGGCACCTGCGGATCGACGACGGCTACGTGCTGCTCGGCCAGTCCTGGGGAGGGCTGCTGGCGGCCAAGCACGCCGCCGCGCGGCCGGCCGGTCTGCGCGGCCTGATCATCGCCAACTCCCCGGCCTCCTACCCGCTGTGGCTGCAGGAGATGAAGGTGCTCAGGGACCGTCTTCCCGAGGGGGTCAACGAGACGCTCCTGCGCCACGAGGCGGCCGGTACGACCGGCAGCGAGGAGTATTTCGAGGCCATGCGCGTCTTCTACGAGAAGCACGTGTGCCGGCTCAAGCCGTGGCCGCGCGACTATCTCGCGTCGTTCTACGAGGTGTACAACGACCCGACCGTCTACTCCACGATGAACGGCCCGAGCGAGTTCCACGTGATCGGCACGTTGCGTGACTGGTCGGTGGTGGACTGCGTCGCCGATATCGAGGTGCCCACCCTGCTGATCAGTGGTGCGCACGACGAGGCGACCCCGGTGACGGTGCAGCCCTTCCAGGACCTCATCCCTGACGTGCGCTGGGAGATGTTCGCCGAATCCAGCCACATGCCGAATCTGGAGGAGCCCGAGCGTTTTATCGCGGTCGTCCGCGAATACCTGGACGGGCTCCCCTAA